A section of the Corynebacterium tuberculostearicum genome encodes:
- the cobA gene encoding uroporphyrinogen-III C-methyltransferase gives MTSAQIHPVTLIGGGPGAWDLITVRGMRALQDAEVILADHLGPTAQLDKLCDISSKELIDVSKLPYKKSISQEKINELLIEHARAGRKVARLKGGDPFVFGRGFEEVQALAEASIPTTVIPGVTSAISVPAVVGIPVTQRGIVHGFTVVSGHLPPGHEKSLVDWAALARSGATLAVIMGVKNAPAIATALIDASLSPSTPCAIIQEGTLSTERAYRCTLGTLAQTMAEHEISAPAVYVIGEVAGL, from the coding sequence ATGACTTCCGCACAGATTCATCCCGTAACCCTGATTGGCGGCGGCCCCGGCGCGTGGGACCTTATTACCGTGCGCGGCATGCGCGCCCTGCAGGATGCAGAGGTTATTCTTGCCGATCACCTGGGACCTACGGCGCAGCTCGATAAGCTGTGTGATATTTCTTCCAAAGAGCTTATTGACGTCTCTAAGCTCCCCTATAAGAAGTCAATCTCGCAGGAAAAGATCAACGAGCTACTCATCGAACACGCCCGTGCCGGCCGCAAGGTGGCCCGCCTTAAGGGGGGCGATCCCTTCGTCTTTGGGCGCGGCTTTGAAGAGGTGCAAGCGCTGGCGGAAGCGTCTATTCCCACCACGGTCATTCCGGGCGTGACCTCAGCCATTTCCGTTCCTGCGGTCGTCGGCATCCCGGTAACCCAGCGCGGCATTGTCCACGGATTCACGGTGGTTTCCGGCCACCTGCCGCCCGGCCATGAGAAGTCCTTGGTCGACTGGGCAGCGCTCGCCCGCTCCGGCGCCACGCTCGCAGTCATTATGGGTGTGAAGAATGCCCCGGCGATTGCCACTGCGCTTATCGACGCCTCCCTCTCCCCCTCCACTCCTTGCGCCATCATCCAAGAGGGCACGCTTTCTACCGAGCGCGCCTATCGCTGCACCTTGGGTACCTTGGCGCAGACGATGGCCGAGCATGAGATTTCCGCGCCGGCGGTCTACGTCATCGGCGAGGTGGCCGGGCTCTAG
- a CDS encoding exopolyphosphatase: protein MDTGNYDAETVRFFDVAHEGAQIRLVAGEVERWGEALSGLNPRSLVIIPTDAIARQAAHLGVGLAEPLRIPIVVTESLPRYVGALDLVVVVGEPGECDWASRALITASQRGATTVLIGPAKGPLVEDCPEDTLVAPCLPTAEGSSPARSIAALHALCCLLYQGPTAVKETLEDLAAAVDRELAQLSPERDATTNPGRQLREFIDGARVIHSCVFDPYSYSERREHVQLDALVARMAATIWAVHGLPSAYVDPAELRRALDRDSDSSPATDLFYDPFIDGDGAEGALVPLKVIFWGQEEANLPNSLAVRSIDPEPGLGHLARSLQLITRSFAATAYEISKG, encoded by the coding sequence ATGGATACCGGTAATTACGATGCCGAAACCGTGCGCTTTTTTGATGTCGCGCACGAAGGCGCCCAAATCCGCCTTGTGGCCGGAGAAGTGGAGCGCTGGGGCGAGGCGCTCAGCGGGCTCAATCCCCGCTCGCTTGTCATTATTCCCACCGACGCGATTGCCCGCCAAGCTGCCCACCTAGGCGTTGGCTTAGCCGAGCCGCTGCGGATCCCGATTGTGGTGACCGAATCGCTCCCGCGCTACGTGGGGGCGCTGGACCTGGTCGTGGTCGTCGGCGAGCCTGGCGAATGCGACTGGGCGTCGCGCGCCCTCATTACTGCCAGCCAGCGCGGTGCGACCACGGTTCTCATCGGTCCGGCCAAGGGCCCGCTGGTGGAGGACTGCCCGGAGGATACGCTCGTCGCACCTTGCCTGCCTACGGCCGAGGGGAGCTCGCCCGCGCGCAGCATTGCCGCCCTGCATGCGCTGTGCTGCCTGCTCTATCAGGGGCCGACCGCGGTGAAGGAGACCCTCGAGGACCTCGCTGCGGCTGTGGACCGCGAGCTTGCACAGCTTTCTCCCGAGCGCGATGCCACTACCAATCCGGGCCGCCAATTGCGCGAGTTTATTGACGGCGCCCGCGTCATCCATTCCTGCGTGTTCGACCCGTATTCCTATTCCGAGCGTCGCGAGCACGTGCAGCTCGACGCCCTCGTGGCCCGCATGGCCGCGACCATCTGGGCCGTACACGGCCTGCCGAGCGCATATGTGGACCCAGCCGAATTGCGCCGCGCGCTCGACCGCGACTCCGATAGTTCCCCGGCCACTGATCTCTTCTATGACCCCTTCATTGATGGCGATGGTGCTGAGGGCGCTTTGGTACCCTTGAAGGTGATTTTCTGGGGGCAGGAAGAGGCGAACCTGCCCAACTCGCTTGCAGTCCGCAGCATCGACCCGGAACCGGGCCTGGGGCATCTTGCCCGCTCACTGCAGCTTATTACGCGGAGTTTTGCCGCGACCGCCTACGAGATTTCTAAAGGATAG